From Labrus bergylta chromosome 22, fLabBer1.1, whole genome shotgun sequence, one genomic window encodes:
- the LOC136177485 gene encoding structural maintenance of chromosomes protein 3-like codes for MFTCRVTQNNITQTRETQIHVSDELFMVQSSSIVPITICVIVCFVSIVAVVLVVRKCGQNKKSKKHHEGETDLGERKMFRHDIKHQLLLEKEGDGDQPMTGNEKMKLLDETKAKQDEKLEKKEKELEHLQQAITALMEQKEDLKIQREKLISLQQGDMVLIEKILKKFEVAWFDNLGFNKEKKKNLEKTREHLKIVHDDLLKYTDKQLESTYALINTMTERKGKLANKS; via the exons atgttcacctgtagagtcacacagaacAACATCACCCAGACCAGAGAGACACAGATACATGTTTCAG atGAGCTCTTCATGGTCCAGTCTAGTTCTATCGTCCCCATCACcatctgtgtcattgtgtgctTCGTGTCGATCGTTGCAGTTGTTCTTGTTGTAAGGAAATGTGGACAAAACAAGA aAAGCAAGAAGCACCATGAGGGTGAGACTGACctgggagaaagaaaaatgttcagaCATGACATTAAACATCAGCTTCTGTTGGAGAAAGAAGGAGACGGAGATCAACCCATGACTGGAAATGAGAAGATGAAGTTATTAGATGAAACAAAGGCTAAACAAGATGAGAAGttagagaagaaagagaaagaactgGAACATTTACAACAGGCGATTACAGCACTGATGGAGCAGAAGGAGGATCtgaagatacagagagagaaactcaTCTCACTACAGCAGGGAGACATGGTACTGATAGAGAAGATCCTGAAGAAGTTCGAGGTCGCTTGGTTTGACAATCTTGgttttaacaaagaaaaaaaaaagaatcttgaAAAGACCAGAGAGCATCTGAAGATTGTACATGATGACCTGTTAAAGTACACAGATAAACAACTGGAGTCAACATATGCTTTGATTAACACAATGACTGAGAGGAAAGGGAAACTAGCAAACAAATCATAA